Proteins encoded within one genomic window of Cytophagales bacterium:
- the infB gene encoding translation initiation factor IF-2, with translation MYRLSQVARKLNVGRTTINDFLSNQGFEVDSSPNSKITEEQFAMLSKEFADSALDKEEASGLTIGTKHADNLVIRSGQEAAARDSAEEDRILIKDNVATETPIADKPATPAPTAEPEKPAAEAPKEERVDLAKDRLSGPKVVGKIDLDAAKKGKAAPAEEKPKAEEAPKEVKEEPKPEPVVEQKKEEPKAEAPVEVKKEEEKPAEAQAPEPEKKEEPKEEAPVAKEAPPAAAPPAKEEKPAPPAEAPKPPVDEVVKAKAESLRGLKVLGKIELPANKKAKPVASSDENKERKKRPRKRIATGGGPGGGQNRPGQGQGGGRPGGRPGDRRGGGPGGNRRGRQDNRKTEELTDKEIQDKIKATLAKLSGGGGKGGGNRAKYKKDKRSARAEAEEERAQQAQEDAKILKVTEFIAASDLATLMEVSVNDVISTCMGLGMFVSINQRLDAETITVIADEFGYDVDFTSAEEEVEIEEVEDAAEDLQERAPIVTIMGHVDHGKTSLLDYIRDSKVTEGEAGGITQHIGAYDVVTDGGKRVAFLDTPGHEAFTAMRARGAKITDIVIIVVAADDAVMPQTKEAINHAQVAGVPIVIAINKIDRPNANPDKIKEELSGINILVEDWGGKYQCQQISAKTGEGIDELLEKVLLEAELLELKANPEKAAVGSVIEASLDKGRGYVTTLMVQAGEMKIGDVLLAGSYFGKVKAMFDHRGRQLKNVGPSTPVQMLGLDGAPQAGDRFNIMENEREAREIANKREQILREQSMRTKKHITLDEIGRRLAIGSFKELNVIVKGDVDGSVEALSDSLLKLSTDEIQVNIIHKGVGQISESDVLLATASDAIIIGFQVRPSSGARKLAENEEIEIRLYSIIYDAINELKDAMEGLLEPTSEEVITGNIEVREVFKISKIGTVAGCYVTDGIVKRNNEVRLVRDGIVVYTGDINQLKRFKDDVNEVKNGYECGISIKNFNDIKVGDVIEGFEQREVKRKL, from the coding sequence ATGTACAGATTAAGTCAAGTAGCTAGAAAATTGAACGTTGGTCGGACGACCATCAACGACTTCCTGTCTAATCAGGGATTCGAGGTGGACAGTAGCCCCAACTCCAAAATCACGGAGGAGCAATTCGCTATGCTATCGAAGGAGTTTGCAGATTCCGCTTTGGACAAAGAGGAAGCTTCTGGCTTGACTATCGGAACCAAGCATGCGGACAATCTGGTGATTCGTTCCGGTCAGGAAGCAGCTGCAAGAGATAGTGCAGAAGAAGACCGAATTCTGATCAAAGACAATGTGGCGACTGAAACGCCAATTGCAGATAAACCAGCCACACCTGCTCCTACAGCTGAGCCAGAAAAGCCAGCGGCAGAAGCGCCAAAAGAAGAAAGAGTTGACTTAGCAAAAGATCGACTTTCTGGTCCTAAGGTTGTTGGTAAAATCGATCTGGATGCGGCGAAGAAAGGCAAAGCGGCTCCTGCGGAAGAAAAACCTAAAGCGGAAGAAGCTCCTAAGGAAGTAAAAGAAGAGCCTAAGCCGGAGCCGGTTGTAGAGCAGAAAAAAGAGGAGCCCAAGGCAGAAGCACCGGTTGAGGTGAAGAAGGAGGAAGAAAAGCCTGCTGAAGCGCAAGCTCCGGAACCAGAGAAGAAAGAAGAACCTAAGGAAGAAGCTCCAGTAGCCAAAGAAGCGCCACCTGCAGCAGCTCCTCCCGCGAAAGAAGAGAAGCCAGCTCCTCCTGCTGAGGCGCCAAAACCACCTGTTGATGAAGTGGTGAAAGCGAAAGCTGAATCCCTTCGAGGACTCAAAGTGCTGGGTAAAATTGAATTACCTGCAAATAAGAAGGCCAAACCAGTGGCCTCTTCTGATGAGAACAAGGAGCGCAAAAAGCGTCCGAGAAAAAGAATTGCTACCGGAGGAGGTCCTGGTGGTGGACAAAATCGCCCTGGACAAGGACAAGGCGGTGGCCGACCTGGTGGTCGTCCTGGTGATCGTCGAGGTGGCGGGCCGGGAGGCAATCGTAGAGGACGTCAAGATAATCGGAAAACTGAAGAACTTACAGATAAGGAAATTCAGGATAAAATCAAGGCTACCCTTGCTAAGCTCAGTGGCGGCGGTGGTAAAGGCGGTGGCAACCGTGCCAAATACAAGAAAGACAAACGTAGTGCGAGGGCTGAGGCTGAGGAAGAAAGAGCACAGCAGGCACAAGAAGATGCAAAAATCCTGAAGGTCACCGAATTTATCGCCGCGAGTGATTTGGCTACTCTGATGGAAGTTTCTGTAAACGATGTGATTTCCACCTGTATGGGTCTGGGAATGTTCGTTTCGATCAATCAACGATTAGATGCGGAGACCATCACTGTAATTGCGGATGAATTTGGCTATGATGTAGATTTCACTTCAGCAGAAGAAGAAGTAGAGATCGAGGAGGTAGAAGATGCAGCAGAAGATCTGCAGGAAAGAGCACCGATCGTTACGATCATGGGACACGTTGACCATGGTAAGACGTCCTTGCTTGACTATATACGCGACAGTAAAGTAACGGAAGGCGAGGCTGGAGGAATTACCCAGCACATTGGGGCTTACGATGTGGTGACCGACGGTGGTAAAAGAGTTGCCTTCCTGGATACACCGGGTCACGAAGCCTTTACCGCGATGCGGGCACGGGGTGCGAAGATCACGGATATTGTAATCATTGTGGTGGCGGCAGATGACGCGGTGATGCCACAAACGAAAGAGGCTATCAATCACGCACAGGTTGCAGGTGTGCCTATTGTGATTGCGATCAACAAAATTGACCGCCCTAATGCCAACCCTGATAAGATCAAAGAAGAACTTTCAGGAATTAACATCCTTGTAGAGGATTGGGGTGGTAAGTACCAGTGTCAGCAAATCTCTGCAAAAACCGGAGAGGGAATTGACGAATTACTGGAAAAAGTATTGCTTGAAGCCGAATTACTGGAATTGAAAGCCAATCCGGAAAAAGCTGCTGTTGGATCTGTGATTGAAGCCTCGCTTGACAAGGGGCGTGGTTACGTAACCACGCTGATGGTTCAGGCTGGTGAGATGAAGATCGGTGATGTGCTTTTGGCAGGATCTTACTTTGGTAAAGTGAAAGCGATGTTTGACCATCGTGGACGTCAGCTGAAGAACGTTGGACCTTCCACACCTGTACAGATGCTTGGATTGGACGGAGCGCCACAGGCAGGTGATCGCTTCAACATCATGGAGAATGAGCGGGAGGCTAGAGAGATCGCTAATAAGAGAGAGCAGATCCTTCGTGAGCAGTCCATGCGTACGAAGAAGCATATTACGCTGGATGAGATTGGTCGTCGACTGGCAATCGGAAGCTTTAAGGAACTGAACGTGATCGTGAAAGGTGACGTGGATGGTTCGGTAGAAGCACTTTCTGATTCCCTGTTGAAGTTGTCTACCGATGAAATCCAGGTGAATATCATCCACAAAGGCGTGGGACAGATCTCAGAATCAGATGTCTTGTTGGCAACTGCTTCGGATGCGATCATCATTGGTTTCCAGGTACGTCCTTCCAGTGGCGCCAGAAAACTGGCCGAAAACGAGGAGATAGAGATCAGACTTTACAGCATCATCTACGACGCCATCAACGAGTTGAAAGATGCGATGGAAGGTCTGTTGGAGCCTACTTCTGAGGAAGTGATCACGGGTAACATTGAGGTTCGTGAAGTCTTCAAAATCTCTAAGATCGGAACAGTGGCCGGTTGCTACGTAACTGACGGTATTGTTAAGCGAAACAATGAGGTAAGACTAGTTCGTGATGGTATTGTTGTGTACACAGGAGACATCAATCAGTTGAAACGTTTCAAAGACGATGTAAACGAAGTGAAGAACGGATACGAATGTGGTATCAGTATCAAGAACTTCAATGACATTAAAGTGGGCGACGTGATCGAAGGATTTGAGCAACGAGAAGTGAAAAGAAAGCTGTAA
- the nusA gene encoding transcription termination factor NusA has translation MDAGILIDSFADFARGKNIDRPTMIRILEDVFRTMIRKKFKVDDNFDIIINADKGDLEIWRFREIVDDNSEDIWDHDKICLTDARKIEPDFEIGEEVAEEIVLEDFGRRAVMTARQTLIQKIKDLEKDILFQKYKDLVGEIINGEVYQVLSREVLLIDGEGNELIIPKAEQINKDRYRKGDNVRAIVHRVEMHNGNPRIVLSRTAPTFLERLFESEVPEVYDGLITIKKVVREPGERAKVAVESYDDRIDPVGACVGMKGSRIHSIVRELQNENIDVINFTDNMELYIARALSPAKLQSMKIEEDKNRVSVYLKPDQVSLAIGKGGQNIKLASRLVGLEIDVFRELSEMEEEDVDLDEFSDEIEDWVIDELKRVGLDTAKSVLKLGREDLVRRTDLEAETIDNILSVLNQEFE, from the coding sequence ATGGACGCTGGAATATTAATAGATTCATTTGCAGATTTTGCGAGAGGAAAAAACATTGATCGTCCTACGATGATCCGGATACTGGAAGATGTTTTCAGAACGATGATCCGTAAGAAATTCAAGGTTGATGACAATTTTGACATCATCATTAACGCCGATAAAGGTGACCTTGAAATATGGCGATTCCGCGAGATTGTAGATGATAATTCCGAAGACATTTGGGATCACGACAAGATCTGTCTCACTGATGCAAGAAAAATCGAGCCGGATTTTGAAATTGGCGAGGAAGTTGCAGAGGAGATCGTATTGGAAGATTTTGGACGAAGAGCGGTGATGACAGCACGTCAAACCCTCATTCAGAAGATTAAAGACCTTGAAAAAGACATCCTGTTCCAGAAATACAAAGATCTGGTTGGGGAGATCATCAATGGCGAAGTATATCAGGTACTTAGCCGGGAAGTGTTGTTGATCGATGGTGAAGGAAATGAGTTGATCATTCCTAAAGCGGAGCAGATCAACAAAGATCGATACCGTAAAGGGGATAATGTAAGAGCGATCGTACATCGGGTAGAAATGCACAATGGCAATCCGAGGATCGTACTTTCCAGAACGGCCCCAACATTCCTTGAGCGATTGTTCGAAAGTGAAGTGCCGGAAGTTTATGATGGCCTTATCACCATTAAGAAAGTAGTTCGGGAACCAGGAGAAAGAGCAAAAGTGGCCGTGGAATCTTACGATGATCGTATTGATCCGGTAGGCGCTTGTGTGGGTATGAAAGGGTCCAGAATCCACTCTATCGTACGTGAATTGCAGAATGAAAACATTGATGTGATCAACTTCACAGATAACATGGAACTGTACATTGCCAGGGCGTTGAGTCCCGCAAAACTGCAGAGCATGAAAATTGAAGAGGACAAAAATCGTGTTTCGGTCTATTTAAAACCAGATCAAGTATCTTTGGCGATCGGTAAAGGCGGACAGAACATTAAGTTGGCCAGCCGACTGGTAGGTCTGGAGATCGATGTATTCAGAGAGTTAAGTGAAATGGAGGAGGAAGATGTCGATCTGGACGAATTCTCTGATGAAATCGAAGATTGGGTAATTGATGAATTGAAGCGCGTTGGATTGGATACGGCCAAGAGCGTTTTGAAGCTCGGCAGAGAGGATCTTGTTCGAAGAACGGACCTGGAAGCAGAGACCATCGACAATATATTGTCTGTCCTCAATCAGGAATTTGAATAA
- the rimP gene encoding ribosome maturation factor RimP, which produces MSALSVEKQVETILLEEILKEDEDLFLVEVSHKGNSGNSKLQVLIDGDQGLDIDRCARVSRQLGAQLEELDIIPGKYTLEVSSPGIDQPLKLKRQYVKNIGRSLKVELNDGEKKEGVLTAVEDEHFELEVMNKKEKVISTIALSDVKKSKVIVSFK; this is translated from the coding sequence ATGAGCGCATTAAGTGTAGAAAAACAAGTTGAAACCATTTTGTTGGAGGAAATCCTTAAAGAGGATGAAGACTTGTTTCTGGTTGAAGTGAGTCATAAAGGCAATAGTGGTAATTCGAAATTGCAGGTATTAATCGACGGAGACCAGGGCTTAGACATAGATAGATGCGCGCGTGTGAGCCGACAATTAGGTGCTCAATTGGAAGAGTTGGATATTATTCCGGGTAAGTATACCCTTGAAGTAAGCTCACCGGGAATCGACCAGCCATTGAAACTAAAGCGGCAATATGTGAAAAATATTGGCCGTTCGCTGAAAGTCGAATTGAACGACGGGGAGAAAAAGGAGGGAGTCCTTACCGCCGTTGAGGATGAGCATTTCGAACTGGAAGTGATGAATAAAAAAGAAAAAGTGATCTCGACGATAGCGTTGAGCGATGTGAAGAAGTCGAAAGTTATAGTATCGTTTAAATAA
- the cysS gene encoding cysteine--tRNA ligase, whose translation MIGKLKVFNSLSREKEVFEPKNAPYVGLYVCGPTVYNSVHLGNVRTFLSFDMISRYLRFLDYKVRYVRNITDVGHLTDDQDDGEDKIAKRAKLENLEPMEIVQKYTVGFREVMKTFNALPPDIEPSATGHIIEQIEMIKEILDNGYAYEKNGSIYFDVEKYNEQYPYGELSGRKIDELMENTRTLDGQEDKKGPLDFALWKKATKGHIMRWPSPWGLGFPGWHLECSVMSTKYLGDTFDIHGGGMDLKFPHHECEIAQCKGSKGHGQAKYWLHTNMLTVNGQKMSKSLGNSFLPHELISGDHPILERGYSPMTIRFLMLQSHYSSTLDFSNDALNAAHKGWMKMNNGLRTLNELSYPEDAEGEINEKQQKQLEKFCDNCYHAMNDDFNTALTLGHLFNMLKKINSIKTGQLQYTELGQETFDRMKTTFLSFCHDVLGLKYESRMDQESLLEVIIDEYTEAKKVRNYDKVDELREKLKKEGIVVKDMKNEIGWAFEE comes from the coding sequence ATGATTGGAAAACTCAAAGTTTTCAACTCTCTGTCCAGAGAAAAAGAAGTGTTTGAACCCAAAAACGCACCCTATGTGGGCCTGTACGTATGTGGCCCAACCGTATATAACTCTGTGCACCTTGGTAATGTAAGGACCTTCCTCAGCTTTGACATGATCAGTCGTTACCTGCGGTTTCTCGACTACAAAGTCCGATATGTACGCAATATTACCGACGTAGGTCACCTTACCGATGATCAGGACGATGGCGAAGACAAAATTGCCAAGCGTGCCAAGCTGGAGAACCTGGAACCCATGGAAATTGTGCAGAAATACACCGTGGGATTCAGGGAAGTAATGAAAACCTTCAACGCCCTTCCTCCGGATATCGAGCCTTCTGCTACCGGACATATCATTGAACAAATTGAGATGATCAAGGAAATTCTTGACAATGGCTACGCTTATGAAAAGAATGGCTCGATCTATTTTGATGTAGAAAAATATAACGAGCAGTATCCATACGGAGAACTTTCAGGCCGCAAGATTGACGAACTGATGGAAAACACCCGTACACTGGATGGTCAGGAAGACAAAAAAGGACCCCTGGATTTTGCCCTTTGGAAGAAAGCGACCAAAGGACATATCATGCGATGGCCTTCACCATGGGGGTTAGGTTTTCCGGGGTGGCACCTTGAGTGTTCGGTCATGAGCACCAAATACCTGGGAGACACTTTTGACATCCACGGAGGTGGCATGGACCTTAAATTTCCCCACCATGAGTGTGAAATTGCGCAGTGCAAGGGCTCAAAGGGCCACGGGCAGGCCAAATACTGGCTCCACACCAACATGCTGACTGTCAACGGACAGAAAATGAGTAAATCACTGGGTAATTCGTTCTTGCCTCACGAACTCATCTCTGGGGATCATCCAATCCTTGAAAGAGGTTACAGTCCCATGACCATCCGTTTTCTAATGCTCCAATCACACTATTCGAGTACTCTTGATTTCTCAAATGATGCCCTGAATGCGGCGCATAAAGGCTGGATGAAAATGAATAACGGGTTGCGAACGCTGAATGAATTAAGTTATCCAGAAGATGCTGAAGGAGAAATCAACGAAAAGCAGCAAAAGCAACTTGAGAAGTTCTGTGACAACTGCTACCACGCCATGAATGATGATTTCAACACAGCATTAACATTGGGACATCTCTTCAATATGCTGAAGAAAATCAATTCGATTAAAACCGGGCAATTGCAATATACGGAGCTGGGACAGGAGACTTTTGACCGAATGAAAACCACTTTCCTGAGTTTCTGCCACGATGTATTAGGACTCAAATATGAATCTCGCATGGATCAGGAATCTCTATTGGAGGTGATTATTGATGAATATACTGAAGCCAAAAAAGTACGCAACTACGACAAGGTTGATGAGCTCCGGGAAAAGCTGAAGAAAGAGGGTATTGTGGTGAAGGACATGAAGAATGAGATCGGGTGGGCGTTTGAGGAGTAG
- the raiA gene encoding ribosome-associated translation inhibitor RaiA codes for MKLQMHSIHFDADHKLLDFIQKKADKLETFYDRIIDGEVFMRLDKDDKNENKIIEIKLNIPGEQLFAEKKNKSFEAAADEAVEALRRQLKKFKEKHYAVH; via the coding sequence ATGAAACTGCAAATGCATTCTATCCATTTCGACGCTGATCACAAGCTGCTTGATTTCATACAGAAGAAAGCTGACAAACTCGAAACGTTTTATGACCGGATCATCGATGGTGAAGTCTTCATGAGACTTGACAAAGACGACAAGAATGAGAATAAGATCATAGAGATTAAACTAAATATCCCCGGGGAGCAACTTTTTGCTGAGAAGAAGAACAAATCCTTCGAAGCTGCTGCCGACGAAGCGGTGGAGGCCTTAAGAAGGCAGCTCAAAAAGTTCAAAGAAAAGCACTACGCGGTGCATTAA
- a CDS encoding tyrosine-type recombinase/integrase → MVTNFLKYLSFEKRSSQHTITAYEEDLKQLQEFLSETFEIEDHSEVRHTHLRNWIIHLMENEMSPVSINRKIACLKSYFKFLLSREYVETNPASRLRPLKTEKRLPSFVKSTEMEELLSLPVFKGDSLPECRDRLIIELLYGTGMRLSELLGLKNTDINFFDQSIKVLGKRNKERVIPITSFVVELIKKYNNLAMEKWGTITGESALIRTDQGKPVYPMFIYRTVKKYIGEVSTLTKRSPHVLRHTFATHLLDKGADLNAVKELLGHTSLAATQVYTHNSLEKLKSAFDQAHPRA, encoded by the coding sequence GTGGTAACAAACTTCCTAAAATACTTATCTTTCGAAAAGCGCAGTAGTCAGCATACGATTACTGCGTACGAGGAAGACCTGAAACAACTACAGGAATTCTTATCTGAGACCTTCGAAATAGAGGACCATAGTGAGGTCCGTCATACCCACCTTCGGAACTGGATCATTCATCTCATGGAAAACGAGATGTCTCCTGTTTCCATCAATCGTAAAATTGCATGTTTGAAGTCCTACTTCAAGTTTTTGCTTTCTCGCGAATATGTTGAGACCAACCCAGCATCGAGGTTACGGCCATTAAAGACAGAAAAGCGACTTCCGAGCTTTGTGAAATCCACAGAAATGGAAGAGCTTTTATCCCTTCCTGTTTTTAAAGGAGACAGCTTACCCGAATGCAGGGACCGCCTTATCATTGAGCTTTTATACGGCACAGGCATGCGACTTTCTGAGCTTTTAGGGCTCAAAAATACGGACATCAATTTTTTCGATCAATCCATCAAAGTTTTAGGAAAAAGAAACAAGGAAAGGGTCATCCCTATCACCTCTTTTGTCGTTGAATTAATAAAGAAATACAACAACTTGGCAATGGAGAAGTGGGGAACGATAACAGGAGAAAGTGCACTGATCAGGACAGATCAGGGTAAGCCTGTTTATCCCATGTTTATTTATCGAACGGTCAAGAAGTACATCGGCGAAGTAAGCACGCTGACCAAGAGAAGTCCACATGTACTTCGCCACACCTTTGCTACACACTTGTTGGATAAGGGGGCTGACCTCAATGCAGTTAAGGAACTTTTAGGGCATACGAGCCTCGCTGCGACACAGGTCTACACCCATAATTCATTAGAAAAACTTAAATCGGCCTTCGATCAAGCGCATCCGAGGGCTTAA
- the rpsU gene encoding 30S ribosomal protein S21 has product MIVINVKENESIDKALKRFKKKFERTGVLKELRSRTAFTKPSVKRRHEIIRASYRQYMQDKANK; this is encoded by the coding sequence ATGATCGTCATTAACGTAAAAGAGAACGAATCAATCGATAAAGCGCTTAAAAGATTCAAAAAGAAGTTTGAAAGAACTGGCGTTTTGAAAGAATTGAGAAGCCGTACTGCTTTTACAAAACCTTCTGTAAAAAGACGTCACGAAATTATCCGTGCATCCTACAGACAATACATGCAGGATAAGGCGAATAAATAA
- a CDS encoding carbohydrate-binding protein: protein MMKKLTWLLLILFSCCFTCLYGQDLLHVSGKDIVDSSGEPYILKGMGLGGWMLQEGYMLQTASFANPQHQIRARIADLIGEEDTQVFYDAWLANHVRKIDIDSLAAWGFNSVRLPIHYNLFTLPIEDEPVAGENTWLEVGFALTDSLIKWCKANDMYVVLDLHAAPGGQGQDEGISDYDTSKPSLWESEANRAKTIALWRKIAEKYVDETAIAGYDLINEPNWPLDGNTLLRELYGDITAAIREVDQNHIIFIEGNWFANDFTGLTPPWDDNMVYSPHKYWSINDQSSIQWVLDIREQNDIPLYLGETGENSNTWFRDAVELFETHNIGWAWWPMKKVESIAGPLSVTKSEDYQTLLDYWSNGGTKPTAEFARSTLMTLTEDLKLENSHYQKDVIDALFRQVEESGTIPFRTQEIPGRIDVTDFDLGANGEAYFDADIANYQVSTGSYTAWNQGWAYRNDGVDIELSSDPQSNGYNVGWISSDEWMKYDINVTESANYQVSVRVASGGEGGKFHLQADGSAITSVTDAPATGDWQGWQTVVIEDVILDTEDQKLTFYADQAGFNLSAIHFEVMGSTTEVDLQVVGGQTITNEKIQVDFNKRISGELNSEDFRFSLNNTAISISNLELDGRSLLFDIAREVSGGDELKLSYAGNGISANDGTMITAFSDKSITNTIRPMHEIPGQIEAEDFFVQSGIALEATTDTGGGENIGFLDRGDYLDYQVNILVAGEYLVTYRTAAESETGAAKATLIDENGIATVLHDISFEPTGGWQNWASTTIAEELPVGAFTLRIEITEPLFNINWIAFEQGLLLNVNSDLAKGIYPNPTSDWLTLTELDMSQTLTFKVFDLNGKLYQSGKIELNSHPGINVAALPEGIYVLQVFNKDQPQLTTRFIKQNSE, encoded by the coding sequence ATGATGAAAAAACTAACCTGGCTCCTATTAATTCTCTTTTCATGTTGTTTCACCTGCCTGTATGGTCAGGATCTATTGCACGTGTCTGGAAAAGACATTGTTGATAGTTCTGGCGAGCCTTATATCTTAAAAGGAATGGGTCTGGGCGGATGGATGCTACAAGAAGGCTATATGCTCCAGACTGCATCCTTTGCTAACCCTCAACATCAGATCCGCGCAAGGATTGCCGATCTCATTGGAGAGGAAGACACCCAGGTTTTCTATGATGCATGGTTGGCCAATCATGTGCGCAAAATCGATATCGATTCGTTGGCTGCCTGGGGCTTCAATTCGGTGCGACTCCCTATACACTACAACCTGTTCACCCTACCGATAGAAGATGAACCAGTAGCCGGAGAAAACACCTGGCTTGAAGTAGGCTTTGCACTCACGGATAGTTTGATCAAATGGTGCAAAGCAAATGATATGTATGTCGTACTGGACTTGCATGCCGCACCCGGTGGACAGGGTCAGGACGAGGGTATTTCCGATTACGATACATCAAAACCGTCTTTATGGGAAAGTGAAGCAAACCGTGCCAAGACCATTGCGCTTTGGCGTAAGATCGCTGAAAAATACGTTGATGAAACAGCAATTGCAGGTTACGACTTGATCAATGAACCGAACTGGCCTCTCGACGGCAACACTTTGTTGCGAGAACTTTATGGAGACATCACCGCGGCTATTCGTGAAGTTGATCAAAATCACATCATCTTCATCGAAGGAAATTGGTTTGCCAATGACTTCACGGGCCTTACGCCGCCGTGGGATGATAACATGGTTTACAGCCCCCATAAATACTGGTCGATCAATGATCAGTCTTCCATTCAATGGGTACTTGATATCAGAGAGCAAAATGACATCCCCCTTTATCTGGGAGAAACGGGGGAAAACTCAAATACATGGTTTCGTGATGCCGTGGAACTTTTTGAAACGCACAATATCGGTTGGGCATGGTGGCCCATGAAAAAGGTCGAATCCATTGCTGGCCCACTTTCTGTGACCAAATCGGAGGATTATCAAACCCTGCTGGACTACTGGTCCAATGGGGGTACGAAGCCTACCGCGGAATTTGCGCGATCAACACTCATGACACTCACGGAGGACCTGAAACTTGAAAATAGCCATTATCAAAAAGACGTCATCGACGCGCTGTTTCGACAGGTTGAAGAAAGCGGAACCATTCCCTTTCGAACACAGGAAATTCCCGGCCGGATCGACGTGACTGATTTTGATCTGGGGGCCAATGGGGAAGCCTACTTCGATGCAGACATAGCCAACTATCAGGTGAGTACCGGATCCTACACGGCCTGGAATCAGGGTTGGGCCTATCGAAATGATGGTGTAGACATAGAATTGTCTAGTGATCCACAATCCAACGGCTACAATGTCGGCTGGATCAGTAGCGATGAATGGATGAAGTATGACATCAACGTGACCGAAAGCGCGAACTATCAAGTTTCTGTTCGCGTAGCTTCGGGTGGTGAAGGAGGAAAATTTCATCTTCAGGCAGATGGTTCGGCTATCACCAGCGTTACTGATGCGCCAGCAACAGGCGACTGGCAGGGTTGGCAAACCGTGGTGATCGAGGATGTGATTTTGGACACAGAAGATCAAAAATTAACCTTTTATGCGGACCAGGCTGGGTTCAACCTGAGTGCTATTCACTTTGAAGTAATGGGATCAACCACCGAAGTAGACCTGCAAGTAGTAGGAGGTCAAACAATAACGAATGAAAAAATTCAGGTTGATTTCAATAAGCGTATTTCCGGAGAATTGAACAGTGAGGATTTCAGGTTTAGCCTTAACAATACCGCTATATCGATCAGCAATTTAGAATTGGATGGGCGCTCCTTGTTATTTGATATAGCAAGAGAAGTTTCCGGAGGAGATGAGTTGAAATTGTCCTACGCAGGAAATGGCATATCCGCCAATGATGGGACAATGATCACCGCTTTCTCGGATAAGTCCATTACCAATACCATTCGCCCAATGCATGAAATTCCCGGTCAAATTGAAGCGGAAGATTTCTTTGTACAATCGGGAATCGCATTAGAAGCAACAACCGATACAGGAGGTGGTGAAAATATTGGCTTTTTAGATCGTGGCGATTATCTCGACTACCAGGTGAATATTCTTGTAGCTGGCGAATATCTGGTGACCTATCGCACTGCGGCCGAGAGCGAAACTGGTGCCGCTAAGGCCACTTTGATAGATGAAAATGGCATAGCTACTGTACTCCACGACATCTCCTTTGAACCTACTGGAGGCTGGCAAAACTGGGCATCTACGACGATTGCCGAGGAACTTCCAGTAGGAGCATTTACGCTTCGAATAGAAATTACCGAACCTCTGTTCAATATAAACTGGATTGCTTTCGAGCAAGGTCTTTTGCTCAATGTCAACTCAGATCTGGCCAAGGGTATTTATCCGAACCCAACATCAGACTGGCTCACCTTGACCGAACTTGATATGAGTCAAACATTGACTTTTAAGGTATTTGACTTAAATGGAAAACTGTATCAGTCCGGCAAAATTGAATTGAACTCGCATCCTGGCATCAATGTGGCTGCGCTTCCTGAAGGAATCTATGTCTTGCAGGTCTTCAATAAAGATCAACCTCAATTAACCACACGATTTATTAAGCAGAATTCAGAATAA